In Populus alba chromosome 9, ASM523922v2, whole genome shotgun sequence, a genomic segment contains:
- the LOC118034747 gene encoding uncharacterized protein isoform X1, which produces MCRVNLTIERRAEMGTIHRSFSCSGVYRKTNDSARLIIVTIVGVAFGFFVGISFPAVTFTKIHLHSSFTSSLDMSIVNQNEFRRSKSLETLGSGSNVTNIYVPTNPRGAELLPPGIVVAESDLYLRRLWGEPSEDMLKKPKYLLTFTVGYDQRNNINAAVKKFSDDFQILLFHYDGRTSEWDQFEWSKSAIHVSVMRQTKWWYAKRFLHPDIVGAYEYIFIWDEDLGVEHFNGEKYIQLVKKHGLEISQPGLEPNNGLTWQMTKRRGDREVHKDTEEKPGWCSDPHLPPCAAFVEIMAPVFSREAWRCVWHMIQNDLVHGWGLDFALRRCVEPAHEKIGVVDSQWIIHQVIPSLGSQGKSEKGKAPWEGVRARCRNEWSLFRSRLADAEQAYISQTKKG; this is translated from the exons ATGTGCCGTGTCA aTTTGACTATCGAAAGACGTGCCGAGATGGGGACTATACATCGCAG TTTCTCCTGCAGTGGAGTTTATAGGAAAACAAATGATAGTGCCAGGCTCATTATCGTAACAATCGTCGGAGttgcttttggattttttgttggTATATCATTTCCAGCAGTGACATTTACAAAG ATTCACCTACATTCAAGCTTTACATCATCTCTCGATATGTCCATTGTGAATCAGAATGAATTTAGAAGAAGCAAATCACTTGAAACTCTTGGATCAGGCAGCAATGTCACTAAT ATTTATGTTCCAACAAATCCTCGTGGTGCGGAGTTATTGCCTCCAGGAATTGTTGTGGCTGAATCTGACCTTTACTTGCGAAGATTATGGGGTGAACCTAGTGAG GATATGTTGAAGAAGCCAAAGTATTTATTAACATTTACAGTCGGTTATGATCAGAGGAACAACATTAATGCAGCAGTTAAAAAG TTTTCTGATGATTTCCAAATTTTGCTTTTCCACTATGATGGCCGGACAAGCGAATGGGACCAGTTTGAGTGGTCAAAAAGTGCAATCCATGTTAGCGTAATGAGACAAACAAAATG GTGGTATGCAAAAAGGTTTTTGCATCCTGATATTGTTGGAgcttatgaatatatttttatatgggaTGAAGATCTTGGAGTAGAACATTTTAATGGAGAGAA GTATATACAGTTGGTCAAGAAACATGGTCTGGAGATCTCTCAACCAGGTCTTGAGCCTAATAATGGACTTACATGGCAGATGACGAAGAGGAGAGGAGACAGAGAGGTTCACAA GGATACAGAGGAGAAACCAGGCTGGTGTAGTGACCCACATTTGCCTCCATGTGCTGC CTTTGTGGAAATCATGGCACCTGTATTCTCTCGTGAGGCTTGGCGATGTGTATGGCATATGATTCAG AATGATTTGGTGCATGGATGGGGTTTGGATTTTGCTCTCAGAAGATGTGTAGAG CCTGCACATGAAAAAATTGGAGTGGTTGATTCACAGTGGATTATTCATCAAGTGATTCCTTCTCTTGGCAGCCAG GGGAAGTCAGAGAAGGGGAAAGCTCCATGGGAAGGG GTGAGAGCAAGATGCAGAAATGAGTGGTCTTTATTCCGGAGTCGTCTCGCAGATGCTGAACAGGCATACATCTCTCAGACTAAGAAGGGGTGA
- the LOC118034747 gene encoding uncharacterized protein isoform X4, translated as MCRVNLTIERRAEMGTIHRSFSCSGVYRKTNDSARLIIVTIVGVAFGFFVGISFPAVTFTKIHLHSSFTSSLDMSIVNQNEFRRSKSLETLGSGSNVTNIYVPTNPRGAELLPPGIVVAESDLYLRRLWGEPSEDMLKKPKYLLTFTVGYDQRNNINAAVKKFSDDFQILLFHYDGRTSEWDQFEWSKSAIHVSVMRQTKWWYAKRFLHPDIVGAYEYIFIWDEDLGVEHFNGEKYIQLVKKHGLEISQPGLEPNNGLTWQMTKRRGDREVHKDTEEKPGWCSDPHLPPCAAFVEIMAPVFSREAWRCVWHMIQNDLVHGWGLDFALRRCVEPAHEKIGVVDSQWIIHQVIPSLGSQGKSEKGKAPWEGVRVFSKMSESKMQK; from the exons ATGTGCCGTGTCA aTTTGACTATCGAAAGACGTGCCGAGATGGGGACTATACATCGCAG TTTCTCCTGCAGTGGAGTTTATAGGAAAACAAATGATAGTGCCAGGCTCATTATCGTAACAATCGTCGGAGttgcttttggattttttgttggTATATCATTTCCAGCAGTGACATTTACAAAG ATTCACCTACATTCAAGCTTTACATCATCTCTCGATATGTCCATTGTGAATCAGAATGAATTTAGAAGAAGCAAATCACTTGAAACTCTTGGATCAGGCAGCAATGTCACTAAT ATTTATGTTCCAACAAATCCTCGTGGTGCGGAGTTATTGCCTCCAGGAATTGTTGTGGCTGAATCTGACCTTTACTTGCGAAGATTATGGGGTGAACCTAGTGAG GATATGTTGAAGAAGCCAAAGTATTTATTAACATTTACAGTCGGTTATGATCAGAGGAACAACATTAATGCAGCAGTTAAAAAG TTTTCTGATGATTTCCAAATTTTGCTTTTCCACTATGATGGCCGGACAAGCGAATGGGACCAGTTTGAGTGGTCAAAAAGTGCAATCCATGTTAGCGTAATGAGACAAACAAAATG GTGGTATGCAAAAAGGTTTTTGCATCCTGATATTGTTGGAgcttatgaatatatttttatatgggaTGAAGATCTTGGAGTAGAACATTTTAATGGAGAGAA GTATATACAGTTGGTCAAGAAACATGGTCTGGAGATCTCTCAACCAGGTCTTGAGCCTAATAATGGACTTACATGGCAGATGACGAAGAGGAGAGGAGACAGAGAGGTTCACAA GGATACAGAGGAGAAACCAGGCTGGTGTAGTGACCCACATTTGCCTCCATGTGCTGC CTTTGTGGAAATCATGGCACCTGTATTCTCTCGTGAGGCTTGGCGATGTGTATGGCATATGATTCAG AATGATTTGGTGCATGGATGGGGTTTGGATTTTGCTCTCAGAAGATGTGTAGAG CCTGCACATGAAAAAATTGGAGTGGTTGATTCACAGTGGATTATTCATCAAGTGATTCCTTCTCTTGGCAGCCAG GGGAAGTCAGAGAAGGGGAAAGCTCCATGGGAAGGGGTGCGTGTCTTTAGCAAAATGA GTGAGAGCAAGATGCAGAAATGA
- the LOC118034747 gene encoding uncharacterized protein isoform X8, whose product MCRVNLTIERRAEMGTIHRSGVYRKTNDSARLIIVTIVGVAFGFFVGISFPAVTFTKNEFRRSKSLETLGSGSNVTNIYVPTNPRGAELLPPGIVVAESDLYLRRLWGEPSEDMLKKPKYLLTFTVGYDQRNNINAAVKKFSDDFQILLFHYDGRTSEWDQFEWSKSAIHVSVMRQTKWWYAKRFLHPDIVGAYEYIFIWDEDLGVEHFNGEKYIQLVKKHGLEISQPGLEPNNGLTWQMTKRRGDREVHKDTEEKPGWCSDPHLPPCAAFVEIMAPVFSREAWRCVWHMIQNDLVHGWGLDFALRRCVEPAHEKIGVVDSQWIIHQVIPSLGSQGKSEKGKAPWEGVRARCRNEWSLFRSRLADAEQAYISQTKKGCPSGHEMKFGLHISVKLIESCLQTACSSSIL is encoded by the exons ATGTGCCGTGTCA aTTTGACTATCGAAAGACGTGCCGAGATGGGGACTATACATCGCAG TGGAGTTTATAGGAAAACAAATGATAGTGCCAGGCTCATTATCGTAACAATCGTCGGAGttgcttttggattttttgttggTATATCATTTCCAGCAGTGACATTTACAAAG AATGAATTTAGAAGAAGCAAATCACTTGAAACTCTTGGATCAGGCAGCAATGTCACTAAT ATTTATGTTCCAACAAATCCTCGTGGTGCGGAGTTATTGCCTCCAGGAATTGTTGTGGCTGAATCTGACCTTTACTTGCGAAGATTATGGGGTGAACCTAGTGAG GATATGTTGAAGAAGCCAAAGTATTTATTAACATTTACAGTCGGTTATGATCAGAGGAACAACATTAATGCAGCAGTTAAAAAG TTTTCTGATGATTTCCAAATTTTGCTTTTCCACTATGATGGCCGGACAAGCGAATGGGACCAGTTTGAGTGGTCAAAAAGTGCAATCCATGTTAGCGTAATGAGACAAACAAAATG GTGGTATGCAAAAAGGTTTTTGCATCCTGATATTGTTGGAgcttatgaatatatttttatatgggaTGAAGATCTTGGAGTAGAACATTTTAATGGAGAGAA GTATATACAGTTGGTCAAGAAACATGGTCTGGAGATCTCTCAACCAGGTCTTGAGCCTAATAATGGACTTACATGGCAGATGACGAAGAGGAGAGGAGACAGAGAGGTTCACAA GGATACAGAGGAGAAACCAGGCTGGTGTAGTGACCCACATTTGCCTCCATGTGCTGC CTTTGTGGAAATCATGGCACCTGTATTCTCTCGTGAGGCTTGGCGATGTGTATGGCATATGATTCAG AATGATTTGGTGCATGGATGGGGTTTGGATTTTGCTCTCAGAAGATGTGTAGAG CCTGCACATGAAAAAATTGGAGTGGTTGATTCACAGTGGATTATTCATCAAGTGATTCCTTCTCTTGGCAGCCAG GGGAAGTCAGAGAAGGGGAAAGCTCCATGGGAAGGG GTGAGAGCAAGATGCAGAAATGAGTGGTCTTTATTCCGGAGTCGTCTCGCAGATGCTGAACAGGCATACATCTCTCAGACTAAGAAGGG TTGTCCATCGGGACATGAGATGAAATTCGGACTTCACATTTCAGTTAAATTGATAGAAAGTTGTCTTCAGACGGCATGTTCATCATCCATTCTTTGA
- the LOC118034747 gene encoding uncharacterized protein isoform X2, translating to MCRVNLTIERRAEMGTIHRSGVYRKTNDSARLIIVTIVGVAFGFFVGISFPAVTFTKIHLHSSFTSSLDMSIVNQNEFRRSKSLETLGSGSNVTNIYVPTNPRGAELLPPGIVVAESDLYLRRLWGEPSEDMLKKPKYLLTFTVGYDQRNNINAAVKKFSDDFQILLFHYDGRTSEWDQFEWSKSAIHVSVMRQTKWWYAKRFLHPDIVGAYEYIFIWDEDLGVEHFNGEKYIQLVKKHGLEISQPGLEPNNGLTWQMTKRRGDREVHKDTEEKPGWCSDPHLPPCAAFVEIMAPVFSREAWRCVWHMIQNDLVHGWGLDFALRRCVEPAHEKIGVVDSQWIIHQVIPSLGSQGKSEKGKAPWEGVRARCRNEWSLFRSRLADAEQAYISQTKKG from the exons ATGTGCCGTGTCA aTTTGACTATCGAAAGACGTGCCGAGATGGGGACTATACATCGCAG TGGAGTTTATAGGAAAACAAATGATAGTGCCAGGCTCATTATCGTAACAATCGTCGGAGttgcttttggattttttgttggTATATCATTTCCAGCAGTGACATTTACAAAG ATTCACCTACATTCAAGCTTTACATCATCTCTCGATATGTCCATTGTGAATCAGAATGAATTTAGAAGAAGCAAATCACTTGAAACTCTTGGATCAGGCAGCAATGTCACTAAT ATTTATGTTCCAACAAATCCTCGTGGTGCGGAGTTATTGCCTCCAGGAATTGTTGTGGCTGAATCTGACCTTTACTTGCGAAGATTATGGGGTGAACCTAGTGAG GATATGTTGAAGAAGCCAAAGTATTTATTAACATTTACAGTCGGTTATGATCAGAGGAACAACATTAATGCAGCAGTTAAAAAG TTTTCTGATGATTTCCAAATTTTGCTTTTCCACTATGATGGCCGGACAAGCGAATGGGACCAGTTTGAGTGGTCAAAAAGTGCAATCCATGTTAGCGTAATGAGACAAACAAAATG GTGGTATGCAAAAAGGTTTTTGCATCCTGATATTGTTGGAgcttatgaatatatttttatatgggaTGAAGATCTTGGAGTAGAACATTTTAATGGAGAGAA GTATATACAGTTGGTCAAGAAACATGGTCTGGAGATCTCTCAACCAGGTCTTGAGCCTAATAATGGACTTACATGGCAGATGACGAAGAGGAGAGGAGACAGAGAGGTTCACAA GGATACAGAGGAGAAACCAGGCTGGTGTAGTGACCCACATTTGCCTCCATGTGCTGC CTTTGTGGAAATCATGGCACCTGTATTCTCTCGTGAGGCTTGGCGATGTGTATGGCATATGATTCAG AATGATTTGGTGCATGGATGGGGTTTGGATTTTGCTCTCAGAAGATGTGTAGAG CCTGCACATGAAAAAATTGGAGTGGTTGATTCACAGTGGATTATTCATCAAGTGATTCCTTCTCTTGGCAGCCAG GGGAAGTCAGAGAAGGGGAAAGCTCCATGGGAAGGG GTGAGAGCAAGATGCAGAAATGAGTGGTCTTTATTCCGGAGTCGTCTCGCAGATGCTGAACAGGCATACATCTCTCAGACTAAGAAGGGGTGA
- the LOC118034747 gene encoding uncharacterized protein isoform X6 has product MCRVNLTIERRAEMGTIHRSFSCSGVYRKTNDSARLIIVTIVGVAFGFFVGISFPAVTFTKNEFRRSKSLETLGSGSNVTNIYVPTNPRGAELLPPGIVVAESDLYLRRLWGEPSEDMLKKPKYLLTFTVGYDQRNNINAAVKKFSDDFQILLFHYDGRTSEWDQFEWSKSAIHVSVMRQTKWWYAKRFLHPDIVGAYEYIFIWDEDLGVEHFNGEKYIQLVKKHGLEISQPGLEPNNGLTWQMTKRRGDREVHKDTEEKPGWCSDPHLPPCAAFVEIMAPVFSREAWRCVWHMIQNDLVHGWGLDFALRRCVEPAHEKIGVVDSQWIIHQVIPSLGSQGKSEKGKAPWEGVRARCRNEWSLFRSRLADAEQAYISQTKKG; this is encoded by the exons ATGTGCCGTGTCA aTTTGACTATCGAAAGACGTGCCGAGATGGGGACTATACATCGCAG TTTCTCCTGCAGTGGAGTTTATAGGAAAACAAATGATAGTGCCAGGCTCATTATCGTAACAATCGTCGGAGttgcttttggattttttgttggTATATCATTTCCAGCAGTGACATTTACAAAG AATGAATTTAGAAGAAGCAAATCACTTGAAACTCTTGGATCAGGCAGCAATGTCACTAAT ATTTATGTTCCAACAAATCCTCGTGGTGCGGAGTTATTGCCTCCAGGAATTGTTGTGGCTGAATCTGACCTTTACTTGCGAAGATTATGGGGTGAACCTAGTGAG GATATGTTGAAGAAGCCAAAGTATTTATTAACATTTACAGTCGGTTATGATCAGAGGAACAACATTAATGCAGCAGTTAAAAAG TTTTCTGATGATTTCCAAATTTTGCTTTTCCACTATGATGGCCGGACAAGCGAATGGGACCAGTTTGAGTGGTCAAAAAGTGCAATCCATGTTAGCGTAATGAGACAAACAAAATG GTGGTATGCAAAAAGGTTTTTGCATCCTGATATTGTTGGAgcttatgaatatatttttatatgggaTGAAGATCTTGGAGTAGAACATTTTAATGGAGAGAA GTATATACAGTTGGTCAAGAAACATGGTCTGGAGATCTCTCAACCAGGTCTTGAGCCTAATAATGGACTTACATGGCAGATGACGAAGAGGAGAGGAGACAGAGAGGTTCACAA GGATACAGAGGAGAAACCAGGCTGGTGTAGTGACCCACATTTGCCTCCATGTGCTGC CTTTGTGGAAATCATGGCACCTGTATTCTCTCGTGAGGCTTGGCGATGTGTATGGCATATGATTCAG AATGATTTGGTGCATGGATGGGGTTTGGATTTTGCTCTCAGAAGATGTGTAGAG CCTGCACATGAAAAAATTGGAGTGGTTGATTCACAGTGGATTATTCATCAAGTGATTCCTTCTCTTGGCAGCCAG GGGAAGTCAGAGAAGGGGAAAGCTCCATGGGAAGGG GTGAGAGCAAGATGCAGAAATGAGTGGTCTTTATTCCGGAGTCGTCTCGCAGATGCTGAACAGGCATACATCTCTCAGACTAAGAAGGGGTGA
- the LOC118034747 gene encoding uncharacterized protein isoform X7, with the protein MCRVNLTIERRAEMGTIHRSGVYRKTNDSARLIIVTIVGVAFGFFVGISFPAVTFTKNEFRRSKSLETLGSGSNVTNIYVPTNPRGAELLPPGIVVAESDLYLRRLWGEPSEDMLKKPKYLLTFTVGYDQRNNINAAVKKFSDDFQILLFHYDGRTSEWDQFEWSKSAIHVSVMRQTKWWYAKRFLHPDIVGAYEYIFIWDEDLGVEHFNGEKYIQLVKKHGLEISQPGLEPNNGLTWQMTKRRGDREVHKDTEEKPGWCSDPHLPPCAAFVEIMAPVFSREAWRCVWHMIQNDLVHGWGLDFALRRCVEPAHEKIGVVDSQWIIHQVIPSLGSQGKSEKGKAPWEGVRARCRNEWSLFRSRLADAEQAYISQTKKG; encoded by the exons ATGTGCCGTGTCA aTTTGACTATCGAAAGACGTGCCGAGATGGGGACTATACATCGCAG TGGAGTTTATAGGAAAACAAATGATAGTGCCAGGCTCATTATCGTAACAATCGTCGGAGttgcttttggattttttgttggTATATCATTTCCAGCAGTGACATTTACAAAG AATGAATTTAGAAGAAGCAAATCACTTGAAACTCTTGGATCAGGCAGCAATGTCACTAAT ATTTATGTTCCAACAAATCCTCGTGGTGCGGAGTTATTGCCTCCAGGAATTGTTGTGGCTGAATCTGACCTTTACTTGCGAAGATTATGGGGTGAACCTAGTGAG GATATGTTGAAGAAGCCAAAGTATTTATTAACATTTACAGTCGGTTATGATCAGAGGAACAACATTAATGCAGCAGTTAAAAAG TTTTCTGATGATTTCCAAATTTTGCTTTTCCACTATGATGGCCGGACAAGCGAATGGGACCAGTTTGAGTGGTCAAAAAGTGCAATCCATGTTAGCGTAATGAGACAAACAAAATG GTGGTATGCAAAAAGGTTTTTGCATCCTGATATTGTTGGAgcttatgaatatatttttatatgggaTGAAGATCTTGGAGTAGAACATTTTAATGGAGAGAA GTATATACAGTTGGTCAAGAAACATGGTCTGGAGATCTCTCAACCAGGTCTTGAGCCTAATAATGGACTTACATGGCAGATGACGAAGAGGAGAGGAGACAGAGAGGTTCACAA GGATACAGAGGAGAAACCAGGCTGGTGTAGTGACCCACATTTGCCTCCATGTGCTGC CTTTGTGGAAATCATGGCACCTGTATTCTCTCGTGAGGCTTGGCGATGTGTATGGCATATGATTCAG AATGATTTGGTGCATGGATGGGGTTTGGATTTTGCTCTCAGAAGATGTGTAGAG CCTGCACATGAAAAAATTGGAGTGGTTGATTCACAGTGGATTATTCATCAAGTGATTCCTTCTCTTGGCAGCCAG GGGAAGTCAGAGAAGGGGAAAGCTCCATGGGAAGGG GTGAGAGCAAGATGCAGAAATGAGTGGTCTTTATTCCGGAGTCGTCTCGCAGATGCTGAACAGGCATACATCTCTCAGACTAAGAAGGGGTGA
- the LOC118034747 gene encoding uncharacterized protein isoform X3, with protein sequence MGTIHRSFSCSGVYRKTNDSARLIIVTIVGVAFGFFVGISFPAVTFTKIHLHSSFTSSLDMSIVNQNEFRRSKSLETLGSGSNVTNIYVPTNPRGAELLPPGIVVAESDLYLRRLWGEPSEDMLKKPKYLLTFTVGYDQRNNINAAVKKFSDDFQILLFHYDGRTSEWDQFEWSKSAIHVSVMRQTKWWYAKRFLHPDIVGAYEYIFIWDEDLGVEHFNGEKYIQLVKKHGLEISQPGLEPNNGLTWQMTKRRGDREVHKDTEEKPGWCSDPHLPPCAAFVEIMAPVFSREAWRCVWHMIQNDLVHGWGLDFALRRCVEPAHEKIGVVDSQWIIHQVIPSLGSQGKSEKGKAPWEGVRARCRNEWSLFRSRLADAEQAYISQTKKG encoded by the exons ATGGGGACTATACATCGCAG TTTCTCCTGCAGTGGAGTTTATAGGAAAACAAATGATAGTGCCAGGCTCATTATCGTAACAATCGTCGGAGttgcttttggattttttgttggTATATCATTTCCAGCAGTGACATTTACAAAG ATTCACCTACATTCAAGCTTTACATCATCTCTCGATATGTCCATTGTGAATCAGAATGAATTTAGAAGAAGCAAATCACTTGAAACTCTTGGATCAGGCAGCAATGTCACTAAT ATTTATGTTCCAACAAATCCTCGTGGTGCGGAGTTATTGCCTCCAGGAATTGTTGTGGCTGAATCTGACCTTTACTTGCGAAGATTATGGGGTGAACCTAGTGAG GATATGTTGAAGAAGCCAAAGTATTTATTAACATTTACAGTCGGTTATGATCAGAGGAACAACATTAATGCAGCAGTTAAAAAG TTTTCTGATGATTTCCAAATTTTGCTTTTCCACTATGATGGCCGGACAAGCGAATGGGACCAGTTTGAGTGGTCAAAAAGTGCAATCCATGTTAGCGTAATGAGACAAACAAAATG GTGGTATGCAAAAAGGTTTTTGCATCCTGATATTGTTGGAgcttatgaatatatttttatatgggaTGAAGATCTTGGAGTAGAACATTTTAATGGAGAGAA GTATATACAGTTGGTCAAGAAACATGGTCTGGAGATCTCTCAACCAGGTCTTGAGCCTAATAATGGACTTACATGGCAGATGACGAAGAGGAGAGGAGACAGAGAGGTTCACAA GGATACAGAGGAGAAACCAGGCTGGTGTAGTGACCCACATTTGCCTCCATGTGCTGC CTTTGTGGAAATCATGGCACCTGTATTCTCTCGTGAGGCTTGGCGATGTGTATGGCATATGATTCAG AATGATTTGGTGCATGGATGGGGTTTGGATTTTGCTCTCAGAAGATGTGTAGAG CCTGCACATGAAAAAATTGGAGTGGTTGATTCACAGTGGATTATTCATCAAGTGATTCCTTCTCTTGGCAGCCAG GGGAAGTCAGAGAAGGGGAAAGCTCCATGGGAAGGG GTGAGAGCAAGATGCAGAAATGAGTGGTCTTTATTCCGGAGTCGTCTCGCAGATGCTGAACAGGCATACATCTCTCAGACTAAGAAGGGGTGA
- the LOC118034747 gene encoding uncharacterized protein isoform X5, whose protein sequence is MGTIHRSGVYRKTNDSARLIIVTIVGVAFGFFVGISFPAVTFTKIHLHSSFTSSLDMSIVNQNEFRRSKSLETLGSGSNVTNIYVPTNPRGAELLPPGIVVAESDLYLRRLWGEPSEDMLKKPKYLLTFTVGYDQRNNINAAVKKFSDDFQILLFHYDGRTSEWDQFEWSKSAIHVSVMRQTKWWYAKRFLHPDIVGAYEYIFIWDEDLGVEHFNGEKYIQLVKKHGLEISQPGLEPNNGLTWQMTKRRGDREVHKDTEEKPGWCSDPHLPPCAAFVEIMAPVFSREAWRCVWHMIQNDLVHGWGLDFALRRCVEPAHEKIGVVDSQWIIHQVIPSLGSQGKSEKGKAPWEGVRARCRNEWSLFRSRLADAEQAYISQTKKG, encoded by the exons ATGGGGACTATACATCGCAG TGGAGTTTATAGGAAAACAAATGATAGTGCCAGGCTCATTATCGTAACAATCGTCGGAGttgcttttggattttttgttggTATATCATTTCCAGCAGTGACATTTACAAAG ATTCACCTACATTCAAGCTTTACATCATCTCTCGATATGTCCATTGTGAATCAGAATGAATTTAGAAGAAGCAAATCACTTGAAACTCTTGGATCAGGCAGCAATGTCACTAAT ATTTATGTTCCAACAAATCCTCGTGGTGCGGAGTTATTGCCTCCAGGAATTGTTGTGGCTGAATCTGACCTTTACTTGCGAAGATTATGGGGTGAACCTAGTGAG GATATGTTGAAGAAGCCAAAGTATTTATTAACATTTACAGTCGGTTATGATCAGAGGAACAACATTAATGCAGCAGTTAAAAAG TTTTCTGATGATTTCCAAATTTTGCTTTTCCACTATGATGGCCGGACAAGCGAATGGGACCAGTTTGAGTGGTCAAAAAGTGCAATCCATGTTAGCGTAATGAGACAAACAAAATG GTGGTATGCAAAAAGGTTTTTGCATCCTGATATTGTTGGAgcttatgaatatatttttatatgggaTGAAGATCTTGGAGTAGAACATTTTAATGGAGAGAA GTATATACAGTTGGTCAAGAAACATGGTCTGGAGATCTCTCAACCAGGTCTTGAGCCTAATAATGGACTTACATGGCAGATGACGAAGAGGAGAGGAGACAGAGAGGTTCACAA GGATACAGAGGAGAAACCAGGCTGGTGTAGTGACCCACATTTGCCTCCATGTGCTGC CTTTGTGGAAATCATGGCACCTGTATTCTCTCGTGAGGCTTGGCGATGTGTATGGCATATGATTCAG AATGATTTGGTGCATGGATGGGGTTTGGATTTTGCTCTCAGAAGATGTGTAGAG CCTGCACATGAAAAAATTGGAGTGGTTGATTCACAGTGGATTATTCATCAAGTGATTCCTTCTCTTGGCAGCCAG GGGAAGTCAGAGAAGGGGAAAGCTCCATGGGAAGGG GTGAGAGCAAGATGCAGAAATGAGTGGTCTTTATTCCGGAGTCGTCTCGCAGATGCTGAACAGGCATACATCTCTCAGACTAAGAAGGGGTGA